From the Lathyrus oleraceus cultivar Zhongwan6 chromosome 3, CAAS_Psat_ZW6_1.0, whole genome shotgun sequence genome, the window aaagaacgaaaataacagagagtgaaataacaaaacgcgcagtatgttataattttaatgtttactaaaggggaccttagaggacgtttgtggaaaaaaagcgccctctaaagggggcctaagagggcgcttatgaaagcgctctctaaggctttccaaaagcgctttataaactggaaatgcacatggacttatagagcgtttttttaaaagcgccctctaagggtaaccttagagggcgctttctaaaaagcgccctgtattgttgtccctctatctcctccttattttttcgcttcaccttaaagggcgctttattacaaaagcgccctctaaagtgcgctgtctattccagttgttcgctccttattttttcgcttcactttagagtgcgcttttgtaataaagcgccctctaaggtgcgctgtctattccagtttttggcgtagtggcACATTATATAGTTCTAAAATCCTACCAACATATATCTATCATAAGTTAGAATAATAGATTATTTGTTTGTAATTTTGATTTATCACTCCATATATTTACGTAATTGTACAAACGCTTGGGAGAGTGTTTGAGTAAAAGTGAGAGGGATATCAAATTCAAGGGAAGTTTGGATTAAAGTTCACAGATAGTAATAGGAAAAAGGCATTAAACTATGAGAGTTCTTATGAGATTGTCGTGTATTATTGACTATTAATTACTCTTTCCGTCCCAAATTATAAGACATTTTGAATTTTTCAAGTGAATTAAGAAACATAATCAATGTTTTAATGGAAAAGAGAAATTATGCATGACTTTACAATATTGACATTCATTTATTATAGATGAAAGTTAAATTTATAGAATTAGAATATGAAGTAGTAATAAATGATAAAGGGTATATTGAAAAAAAAATGTCATTAATGTTGCATTGGAATTATAAAGTGACTTATAATTTAGGATAACTTTTTTTTGGGGGTAAAGTGACTTATAATTTGAGACATAAGGGATAGTTAATTTTCTTTCATTATGCTATTCTTCTTCAGACATAGATGACTTTCCACATAATTATGTTAACAATAAGTTGTGTTAATTATTTTTGCTTATTGATTTTTGTTGTTACGTCTTCTTATTGTAGTATACATCGAACATAATTTTAGTACTTATTTTAATAGCATAAATTTTCAATgttaaaaatattaaattaaaatataataatttataATTCTATTGAATCAAACTAAACCAGATCTTATAAggttatattttttttattaaactaaaaaatttaattgatcaaattttctttcccttgaaaacaaaaccaaacaTGTCTATtacatttttgtttttgttttgttcGTATATTAATCTATCATTCTTTTTCATCACATGTTAGCCATATGCTCCCATGcctttctctttctttttctttttcatttctttCTTACACCATAAATTCTAAAGTGAAGTGTAAGAGATGAGACAATAATTATCTCTCTCATAACGAATTCTATGGTTGAAgatcaaatcaaaaactaaacGTGTAGATAGCCAAGTGTATGTAGTGAGTGGTGAGGGAATCCAAGTGTTCCCTTTATTCTAATGTATATACTGTTCTATTTTTATATTCCTTGCATGCTGACCATAAATTATATTTTGTTTTGAGCTTGTAGTGCCTACGAAAGAGTAAAAGATTGAGAGAGTATCTTTTTTGTGGCCAAGGATCAAACTAGGTTTCTTTGTGTTTCAATCTATTTTACATACGAAGGTAAATGGAAGTTCAAAATTGTAGACTTCAACTACATTGGATATAAATTTATGCATAGTATTAAGAAAATCCCAAGTCAAGATAGAGCATCGAAAAGGATTATATAGAGGTTACCATCACCTTATAAATTGGTTTTATAAGGATGAGTTAAATCAAATTCTAATATGATATTAAAGTATATCGATTGAATTTTGGTTCACCCATTATTAATCCAAATTCTAATATGATATTAAAGTATATCGATTGAATTATGGTTCACCCATTATTAATATACACACCATATCTAAAGAGTGCTAGGCGTGATGGGGTTATTGgaaaaatttcacattaattAAAAATAGAGTATTGAAAAAGTTTATATAAAGATATTTTTTTACCTTACAAATGTATTTTGTAACATAGGGAAAAACATAGTAGAAAAAAGATTTCTGAATCATAGTTCAAATGTTTGAGTTGAGACATATAAAATTGTTTGAAAGGTAAATTTTGAGTTCAAACTATAActtaaaaaaattgatttataaGTATCAataattaatcaaaattaatatattataaaaataaaaaaatatatattattgtCGTGAAATGAACCCTAAATCAATTCTGAATATTTATAGTTTAAACTAATTAAATTATCctatttttcttttttaatatTAATGTATAAGTATCAACAAATTTTTAACATTAatacataaatataaacaaatattATCGTTAAATATTAAATTATAAACTAACTGTTGATTGTCATTTAACTCAAATAGCATATACAAGTGTTGAGTTACCTCATTCACCTATATTAAAAAGAATTATTAGATTCActtaattaataaatattttctcttttttcattaaaaaaatttATATATGGTTCTTAGAAGTTATTTTACAAattgttaattaattaaaaattgtATAATTGGTCTAATCAATAAAAAATCTAATTTAAATATTTGTTTGGtaaaatttgaaaaaatttaaaTGGAGGTAATTGAGTGgctttatatatatatatatatatatatatatatatatatatatatatatatatatatatatatatatatatatatatatatatatatatatatatatatatatatatatatatatatatatatatatatatatatatatatatatatatataaagaagAGATGCTCCACACACACATCcttttttaatataaaaaaaactTAAGAAGAAGATAATTAAAATAGGACAAAAGACACAAGAATCTATTGATGACAAGTGAACACCTCAAGAAAAGGAAAGCCACAGCACATATAAAAGCATGAGCATAGTAGAGGCAATGAGCAGAATCATCAAAGCATATAAACAATATTAATCATGCGTATGAAATCATCGAATCCTCTTGTTGTTGGTAATGTAATTGGAGATGTTTTAGATCCATTCATAAATTCAGTATCTCTAAGAGTTGTTTATGAAAATAACAAAGAAGTGATCAACAGTGGTGAGCTCAAACCTTCTCAAATAGTGAATCCACCAAGAGTTCAAGTTGGTGGAAATGACTTCAGGACTCTTTACACTCTGGTTGGTAAACATAATCTTTACATTAATTCTTTTAATATTTAAGGTTTTGTTTCTAGGGTTGTTGAGTTTGTGGAACTTTGCAGGTGATGGTGAACCCTGATGCACCAAGCCCTTGTGATCCTAATATGAGGGAATACCTCTATTGGTAAGTGGGAAATTACCCATATGGACAATATTATTTGTCTCGTTTCTTTACACAATGattatatatattaatattaGTGTAGATCCTTTAATTTTAGGAGTGATTTTTTATAGTTGTTCTGGTTGGTTtgttgttattttattttattttcgcTCTTTTCTTATGTTGTTGTTTCATTTTGTTCTTTTGTTGTTGTTTCATTTTTGCTCTTTTCTTTTGATGATTTTCGCTCTccgttcttttttttttttactttttgtttAATTCTATATAGTTTTTGATTTTCTATTTAGaaaataattttgaaatgaattattacattttataattaattttgaATAATAAGTTGCACTATTCATACTTTTAATTATTTTCATAGTATATAAATGATTTAACAGATAAGATGATCATACataaaatcaaaaataaaatattatattatctaaacaatattaaaattttcaaaacttCCTCATTTGAAATTATTTATGGAGTTTCAAATAATTTTAAATTACTAAAAAAAAGTGGTGGACTTTGTTTATTCAATAATTTTTTTCATCAACTGAATTAATGAAATATTTTTgtttataattattatttaatgaATTTGATCAATTAACTACTCATAAAATTCATCAATCCACTCatatttattatatatttatttatttatatttaataaAAAGAATGATCTTGAAATTTGCCACAATCATAGTTTAATTTTGTTTCAACTTTAGATATATTAAATATAATTTCTTGGTTTTACTTTGTTCAATTTTTGTTCATATTGATGCATGAATTATGTTATATATTTTAAGTTTGtgtttatgaaaataatttaaTTATGAATGCATTAAATAAATATCTTATGTAAAAATTGTTTCTATatgattaaaaaaaattgaaacaaaaacaaaaattaataaGAAAGTTTTAAAATATACAATCTATAAGAAAAAGGTATTGAAAAGGTACTAAGAGGAATTTTGGATGATTAAATTGAAAATTTTAAGAAAATTCACAATTCAAAAAATTTGAATGTTTCAATTGAACTCCTTCCATTTTTAAGTTTTGTTTGATAGATTAATAAAATTCGCCATTCTTAAATTATACTGGActatttttattatattttaaaaattgGAGGGGAAAATTTCAAAATAGTGACAAATTCgaatttaaaatttaaaaaaaaaacttaactgccaatttgaaaattttgaaaatataTAAGGAACAAATTTATAATTTTAAAGAAATTTATAAGGACCGATGTTTGAAGTTTTTGTAAAATTTTAAATACCttataatttttataaatttatagaagcaatttttaaaacaaaaatatagGTACCGACTTAAAAATCAAATAATAGAGAGTCATGCCTAAATTTTTTAAAACATTCAAGATGAAACTTCATAATTGaaataattaaaatgaaaaatttAAGATTCAAATTGAATAGAGTTAGAACATAAAAAGTaactttattttttattttttatatcaTATTTATAATATCTTGATTTAGTTTTGATATAATAGTTAATAAAATATATCTATTTTAAAAATTCTTCATATAATAAAATTTGAACTATGTCCAAAATTATTTATGCCACATTTACAACTAATATTAGCTTAGtatagattttttttaaaatttagaaatttaaaatttaattcaCTAAAACAAAGCTCTAAGACTATTAAACCTGCACATCTTATCTCCAAAAACTATTAAAATTTAATTCACCAAAATAATTGCTCTAGAATTTTTTATAACATGCACATCATATCTCCAAAAGTTATTAAAATGTAATTCACCAAAAAACagaatttaaaaaaataaatatatagAATCCACCAAATTAATATCTCTAAAACCATTTATAACATAGACAATTTTTTTAAATAGCTTAGTGACTGAAGTTTCAGTTATGGAATTCGAACTTGCATTTCAGTATTTGATGTCTCGGTATAATTATCAGCTGAGATGATTTTATAGGACTAAAATACAAATCTTATTTCCAAAAAATTTGTTTGGCTGAATTTAGTTTCATTCTAACTTCTCTTTTTTTATTCATTGGATTCTTTATTAGGATGGTAACCAATATTCCAGCGACTACCGGGACAGCATTTGGTATGTGCACAATTTTTAAATATAAGAAAACTCCTTCAAATTTGAATTTCAACTtcaaaaataatataattttGTAATTGTAGGGCAAGAGATAGTGAGCTATGAAAGTCCAAGGCCAGCATCAGGAATTCATCGTATGATTTTTGTGCTGTTTCAACAACCTTGTAGACACACTATATTACCACCTGGTTGGCGACAGAATTTCATTACTAGAGATTTTGCAGAAGTTTATAACCTTGGTTCACCTGTTGCTGCTCTCTACTTCAACTGTCAAAGAGAGAATGGTTCTGGTGGAAGGAGAATGATCACTTAATGCAATAATAGTCTAAACATATCCATGCACCTTAATATATAGATAGTAAATAAGAGTGGATATGTTAAATTAAGCTTAAAAAATAATCATTATTATAATAGAAATAATGATGTCCCGTAAGTACAGCTTGGATAGTAAGAAACTGTAGGGATATTGGATGATCTAAGAAACTTTCCCTTTATTAGTAATGTAATGATCTTTGAAGAATAAATATTTAGTAATGTAATGGAGTGTTTAATTTTTGCCGCTAGGCTCTTTAGAAAAAAGTGTGGATCCAAGTGTTTAGTAATGTAATGATCTTTCAACAATACATATTTAGTGACTATTTGAAAGCTAGAATTTGTTTTTTGTTAAAAGAGTTTAAACATGTACATAAGCTGCATTAATTCATAATTTTTGTTTATTGGCAAAATAATGAAAACAGGGAAGAGATGAATGCATATGAATGATAATAaatcaatattaaaattataTCGCTGCACTCTTTAATCTGAATAATCTTGGTGGAGAGGGATGTCCCTCCTCGGACTAATTTGGATGATTCATTTGATTGGTTTCGTGACGGGTTTGTTAAGAAAGTTTGATCAAGTGTTCTCACTTGTTTTTGGAATGACCCTTTGTTGGGAGTTATTCCTCTAATAAGTATTAGGTTTCTTAGGCTTTTCTCTATCTCTAAGCATAAATCTTACTTTGTGGGGGAGGTTTGTAGGTGGGAGTGTCAGACCTGAGTTTGGGATCTCAAGTAGAAAAGATCGCGTATTTTTTAGCATGAGCAGGAGTTGATTTCCGATCTTCTCTTGGTGATCAACAAGTGTATCCCATCGATTCAGCCTAATAAGTGGTGGTTGCGTCATTCTAAAGATGCTATTTATTTTGTGTCATTTGTTTACAGTTTTCTTCTATATCAAAAGATTCCTAGTGATTTGCATGAATCGCCTATGGATCAAGCTCTTCACTTAGTTTGGAGCAGCCTGCCCCCCTCTAAAGTTTGTGTTTTCTCGTGGAAACTCCTTTGGGAGTATTCTTTGTCCTTTTTGTTCGATAGCTACTAAGACATCCTCTCGTCTTTTTGTGACTTGTGAGATGGTGGTTTCAGTTTTGTATAGGATTTTTAGATGGTTGGGGTGGGTTATGGTTTTACCGAGAGATTCAATTACTTTGTTTTAAATTTTCTATCTCCCTAGTGGGTTGACTAGGATTGGGGGTTTTCTTATGATTTGGTATTGTTGTGATATGGTGAAATTGAAAATCATGGAATAATCACTACAAGAAATTGTATGATTAGCCAAGGGCATTTGCGAGGTGAAAAACCCTCACTAAATTTCTACATTACTTGAGGTTTATTCCCTTGCAATGCataaaaaaattttaaaaaaattaataaagaAAATGGTGTAGGGCAACCCCTCGCAAATATTAAGGAGGgagattttgaattttgaaattgACCATTTGCGAGGGGACACCCCTAGCAAATAGATTCAGTAGATTTTGTGAGGGGCAACCCCACATAGATTTTGAGACCTGCCATTTGTCCCATCACACCTACCTCGTGTCAATCACTTTAATAGATGTGATAACATTTGTGAGGAGCACCCCCtagctaaatatttctattacATTTGCGAGGGGCACCCCTTAGCTAAATATTCCCATTACGTTTGCGAGGGGCGCCCCCTAGCCATATATTCTTCGTGCACGGTCCCATCACCTGAGCGTTTGTCAGCCTGTCAGCCGCTTTAATAAAGTAATTGCAATTTGTAAGGGGATGCCCCTAGCTAATTATGACTGTTTAATTGGTGTGAGGAACCCCTCACAAAATGTTTACATATATTTGCACCACACTTTCCATTTTCGCATTCACTACTTCAGACCATTTATTTCTCGTTCTCTGAtttttcattttctctcaaattcaCTCCATTAACCTCACTCTTCCACCATCGAACTCGGATTTTCCATTGAAAAATCTTCAACAAACTTATCTTTTGAAAGGTAATTTTgtatctttttctttttttttcttttttttcttctgattttcaAAATATATGAAATCcctaatttattttattttcttcatttttcatttgtTTTATAAAGGTTTACACTTTTgtaagaaaaataaaattaaaggTTTAGAATTGTTTAATTTTGCATCCAAGGTTCATATTTCTTCTctattttttaaaatcaaaaaatTTGTTATTTATTGGTATTGGTTGAATATTAGTTGATATTTGttaatatttattaattgttGATAGAAATAGTATATTATGAATTATGgtaatattattttataaataatattttatttatgtGTTACATACTGCTTTTTATATATTTGTTTAGTATTATTTAGTATTATATATCATActatttttatatatttatttatattgcTTTTATAACTTACTATTTTTATATAACATAATAattttatatattaaatattatttaGTATTACTTATTAATTAgtaatatattatatattatgtaTTGTATATCATGTTAATATTATTTTAGAAATAAGATATTATTTATGTATTATATAACATACTGCTTTTATATATTATTTATGAAATAATACTTAAAtttattattttgaaataatACCTTTTAAAGtattataaataatattttcaaaataaaaataacaatataaaaaataatatatattaatttatatttaataatatattttagTATTATGTTAATAAACATAACACTTAATTTTTTTCTAGAAATATTATGTATTATTTGATAAATAATATTATAAGAAAATAATGTTTTATTTTCATATTATACAATGTTTTTATTTATCTCTCTTTTCAAAAAATTGAGAGATAAAAGATATTTGTAAGTGTATATTTAATTGTACTAATGGTATATAATGGTATTAATGGtattataattatattaatagtattttattttaattaatgGTACTATATTGTTGGtattttattataattatattattatatttaaaataatataattataatatttttatatGT encodes:
- the LOC127130450 gene encoding protein HEADING DATE 3A — its product is MRMKSSNPLVVGNVIGDVLDPFINSVSLRVVYENNKEVINSGELKPSQIVNPPRVQVGGNDFRTLYTLVMVNPDAPSPCDPNMREYLYWMVTNIPATTGTAFGQEIVSYESPRPASGIHRMIFVLFQQPCRHTILPPGWRQNFITRDFAEVYNLGSPVAALYFNCQRENGSGGRRMIT